GGCAATAATTAGACTCTCCACTCCTTAAATTACAGCAACACTAGTGCTGACACGCTTgctgctattttaaaaatctctgtagAAGCATAGTGCGAACTGCTTGATTGCAGTGTGATCTCTGACACTTCCGTTTTTCTGAATGAGGTGTGGTCCCATGACACAACCTCTAATAAAGATATTTCAAGTGGCTTGAGGTTTCCCATGGAGAAACTGTCaacaaatgaaaaatgagaaGCTTAGGTATGCAAAGAAAAGAGCCCATTTCACTTCTGTAACGTGTATTCTAGAGCCAAGATTGTTTCAGTCGTGGAGTGCCTGCTTAAGCTCTGTTCGCTTgatgcatagatttttttttttttttttgccctataCGACTTTCAGTGCTGTTGCTGCATATTCTGTGTTCTAAGATACTTGATCTGCTGTTAATAACTTGTAagcattgttttaattttaagggCTCAGATGACGAAGATGAGGGTCAGAAAGTTCCACCTCCTCCTGAGACCCCGATgccaccacctcttcctccaacTCCAGATCAGGTCATTGTGCGGAAAGACTACGATCCCAAAGGTAAACTAGAGTTTGGTGACAATGGGCAATTTAATTTCTTACTGAATAGTCACACAAGAACTTGCTTCTAAGACGTGCAGTCAAGGTTAAGCATTTTTAACAATGTGGTTTTATTCCTTCAGCCTCCAAGCCATTACCACCAGCACCAGCCCCAGATGAATATCTTGTGTCTCCCATCACTGGAGAGAAGATTCCTGCCAGTAAAATGCAAGAACACATGCGAATCGGCCTTCTGGATCCCCGCTGGCTGGAGCAGCGGGATCGGTCTATCCGTGAGAAACAGAGTGATGACGAGGTCTATGCTCCAGGTTAGTCTGGTGCCCCTCACAAGCCTCCAAGAGTTACTCCCAGTATGCAGTTTAAATCTAATTTAGTCATGTCAAACTGATCTGCGTCAATGAGGACTTTGATGTATCTTGAAATGGTGATTTGTGTACTGTGCTAGTTTAGTATACATATTCTGATAGCCATCAAGATCGCTGAAGCTTTCCTGTAAACATTGTTCTGTTCCCACCTTACTGAAGTTCATTCTTTAGTAACAGTGGTATTGGACCCATTGGTACTGAAAATATTCTGTGAAACAAAAgggattagagcagtggttctcagtctgtggcctgtgggccgctTGCATACCAGTCAGCACACCAGTGCGGCCCATGTGATGTCCTCtgggccatacaggtagtgtgtatatatatcgtgtggatgcagcccacataacacacactgAGCTGCATATGAGGCCCAcagtgataaataggttgagaactactggattAGAGAATTAAGCAGGACTCTGAGTTATCTTGTTCTGTTTTGTCATATGAGAGAAAATGTCTAACATTTTTTCCCTACCTGTCTGTTTGCAGGTTTGGATATTGAGAGCAGCTTGAAACAGCTGGCTGAGCGCCGTACTGATATCTTTGGTGTGGAAGAGACTGCTATCGGTAAAAAGATTGGAGAAGAGGAGATCCAGAAACCAGAGGAAAAGGTGCGGTGCAAATCCTGCTGTAACCTCGTCTCCCGCTGTCCTTAACATGTAGAAATGGGAGTCTCCAGGGACTTGTTCTTGCTGTGAAACAGCAGCCCTCGTTTATCTGCTAATCTGATCAAAATGTTGACAGTTTGATACATTCTTCTGATTTCCAGGTGACCTGGGATGGCCACTCTGGCAGTATGGCCCGCACACAGCAGGCTGCTCAGGCCAATATCACCCTGCAAGAGCAGATCGAGGCTATCCATAAGGCCAAGGGGCTGGTGCCAGAAGATGACAGCAAGGAGAAGATTGGTCCCAGCAAGCCCAATGAGATGCCCCAGCCTCCACCTCCCTCAGCAGCATCGAATCCCCCATCTAATGCTCCCCCAATCGCATCTGTGCCACGCCCTCCATCGGTAAGCATTCTTACTGTCAAGGACAAACAGCTGCTTTGATGCTGAATTGGAAGTAGGTTTTACTGCTGCTGAAATGGGTCATGGTAGGGTGCTGCTGGAAAACGGGAGTAGCAAGTTAGAGATCAGTTTGCCAAATTAGCTCTAAACCGTAAAATTGATCCTAGAAGtaagtttaaaatatattcaaaatggAAAATACGTTAGGAAGGAGTTTTCCAGCAGCTGAGGTATTATAAAGAGATGATGAACTGGAGCGGAGAGAAATTCAgacagacaaattggagaggaagGAAATGTGGGCTGGGGAGGCGCTCAGAGGGACAGGAAGGTGAACTAGATTAAAGGGTGAGAGCCAAGGTGGGAAGTGAAAGTAGTAATCTTAGGCAAAGGCGTAGGCACAAGAAATGGTAATAAGTGTGCAGCTCACTCAGTCAGCGCCACTGAAGTTATCCTGATTTTTGAGGTCAGCAGCATTCTGCTCATGTGGCTCTGTTCAAAGAGCTTCTGTttctgagactttttttttttaatggctgtgCAATGTGGCTcctgagtgtgggggggaaagtaACTACTGCCTTTTGCTACTACTGAGACTTCTACACCCAATCCCAAACTTCCTGGGAATTTGGAAGAATGGCAGTAGCAACTAAAAGTACACATACCCCCAACCACCTAAGCTTATATTCCTAAAACTGACCAGCCAAAAGATTCAGAATGTGACACTCTGCAGCTGTTGATCTGCTCTTGTGAACAGTATGAGACTGAATCCCTGAGTGCCTGGAGCTGCACCTGGTAATAAATGTCTTCTTTCTAGATGCCGCCTCCTGTTCGCACCACTGTTGTTTCTGCAGTTCCTGTCATGCCTCGTCCCCCTATGACTTCTGTGGTCCGTATACCCCCAGGCTCTGTCATCGCAGCCCCCATGCCACCAATAATACATGCCCCACGCATCAATGTTGTCCCGATGCCGCCATCTGGTCCCCCCATGATGGCCCCTCGCCCACCTCCCATGATCGTACCAACAGGTCAGTGAGTCGAATAATTTTTCAGAGTAATTGCTCCTGGAAGATACTTATATGAATATCCCTACCCTCTGGTGGGCCATCTCAGTGAAAATGAAAGCTCTGTGGCACTTTCTGAATGAGTCGGATAGACCCAAGTGACCTGGCCCATGTTTCTTGTCATTAAAATCCGTTCTAACTTTCCAACCCTGTGGATGAGCTATTGCTGAGTGAATAATGGCTGCTGTAACTGCCTCTTACTGCAAGCATGGTGCGGGAGGTAATATCTTGTGTTGGatcaacctctgttggtgagagagacgacctgtcaagcttacacaaagctcttcggGTCAGGCCAAAAAAATAGCTCTGTATGAGCTCGTCTCTcgcaccaactgaagttggtccaatagaagatattctcttacccaccttctctctctaatatcctgggactgatacaGCTACAACTCTCTAATTACTGCAGTAATTTACCAGCCTCTAATTAGAGTATCTTTCAAACCAACTGTACGttgcggtctgtgctcctgttgacGTGTGAGACTGGGACCTTTTATTTTTCCACACGAGCCACAAAATTATGTGCTGTTTGTTGGCTCCCGCGGTCTCTTCCCCACATGGGAAGGCCTTTAGTAGCATCATATGTTGCATGTTACCACTAAGTTATATTAATTTTCCCCCTTGTCTAGTGGTGTTTCCTTTAGGGTCTGTGCCAGTATACTGCAGAAACATGTTAAGGGAACTGTTGTTGAATGTCATGTGTAGATGTATATGTAGCTGTCTTTCCTCTCCTATTTCAGCATTTGTCCCAGCCCCTCCTGTGgctccagtccctgccccagcaccaatgcctcctcaccccccaccacCTATGGAGGATGAACCTGTGTCTAAGAAACCGAAAAGTGAGGACAGCTTGATGCCAGAGGAGGAGTTCCTGCGCAGGAACAAGGTATATAATTTGAGTAGCACCACAGTCCAACCGCTCGTTGTGCATTGCCAGGATCTCTGACCACACTGGAGTATTCAGTCTCTCCCCAAAAGAGGCCATCTCCTCTAAAATGGTACCTGAATCAGGACGACAGCTGGCAGGCACAAGTGCCCCATGAGAAATTGACTCTATGAAGTAGCTCCTTCCTGTCACTCTGCCTAGAGCAATTGAGTTAATTTAAATTTACCTGAAAAGTTTTTATGATTGTTTACAAAAACTTAAGACTTCCTCCCCTGGAGAGAAGGGCAGCATGGGGAAGTCAATCTTAAGGAAAGGCTAAGTATTCAGAGTAGCTTTTAGTAGTTCTCCAGTTAACACACACATGGTAAAGACCTATTAAAGTGTGTCCGCTTCTCTACAAGGAAGGAAATGTCCCCAGATCAAGGAGACTTGGATATTAAACTGAGTTATAATTCCTTCCCCATGTCGGTCACTCATTGCATCTTCTCTGAAATTGagttgtaaattcttcagggtagTGAATACTATTGTCCTGTACTTTGTACAGCACAGTAGGGGCCCTTTGTGGTAAGtgctgtgtgcatgcatacaGTACAGATAATGCTGTTTGTAGAAGGACCTTGGTAGTGTTCCCCATGTCACTTGAATCAAACCACCCAATGAACAGCCAGAAGTTAATAAGGAAtaattggggggagaggggggcagaccAAACTCTTAACTTACTTTTTGACAAAATAACTTGCCAAGTGAGAGTAATGaagcaaataaaacaatttaatgtTGACTCCCTAGTAACAGGGAATAGAAAGATGCAAGTTGGCGGCACCCAAAGGAACAGCAAAGTGGTTGCCTCTTGTCACCACATCTGTCTGTATGCATTAAGGACCGTCTGTATGTATAactatgtttaatttttttcctaggGTCCAGTCACAGTTAAAGTTCAGGTTCCCAACATGCAGGACAAGACTGAATGGAAACTGAATGGCCAGGTGCTGGTGTTCACCCTTCCACTCTCCGATCAGGTAAATGGCTTGTTAACCTGGCCTTAACTCCTGCTATTCCATTGCTGTGTGATTGCTGGGAGGACAGCAGCTAAACTGCCTGGCTGAGGCTGTAAACTCTGGACTCTCCCCACATTGCAACTGTGTAtaatttgtgggggagggaggtgggtggaGCTGGCCATTTGTGCTGTGGCCTGGGCACTGGAGGGATTGAGCTCTCTGTGCTTGTTCTTAGGTCTCTGTTATAAAGGTTAAGATCCACGAGGCTACAGGGATGCCAGCAGGGAAACAGAAGCTGCAGTATGAGGTGAGCATGTGACAATGTTAACCCTTCAAATGCTGCCTTGCTGCTTACCTGCACTTTTTCCTGTACAAAAAAAATTTGTAAGGCCCTGAAAGCTGCCTCACTCTGCCTCTTGTGTGCATACAGTACaggacaatctttaattacatcacACACAGTTTGGGCAGAGGCCCTTCCCCATTCAGTGTACAGGCTGGATGGCAGACAGTGAATGAGAGAGATTCTGTGGATTTGCTCTCATCTTGTCACCACTGCAGTATAAatctgttgaagccaatgggctTTCTgtgaagttacactggtgtaattaagCTGATTTGAGCCCTCTGTGTGTATTGGTGATGAACACTGTACCATACAGTATGTACTCACTGAAGTAGCTTCTTCAGAGCCCTGCTGCTTTGAGTGTATTGttgtgtgcactgaatgagactgTCTCCCTCTGCTTTCTAATCTTTACTCCAAAGACTGTGTACATGTTGATTTACAGGGTTTGCCCATGAAAATTCCACAACTCACGCACATGTATGTGCAGAACATCAAAATATTGAGAagcgtttttttttaaataaacacttaCTACAAAGTATAATCATGCATGAAGTAGGATTTTAAAGCCATTGTAATCCAGCCAACTCTAGAGAGACTTTTGCTAGAACACCAAAAGGAACatacccctgccaaatttcagcctTTCCTGACAAGATTATAGAGCTATttaaaaaagaggagaaaataaaacaaaaactcctTTCTTTTAGAATGGCAGATATGTATATTCTCTCTCACACGATATCTAGgttctgaaaccagtaatttttctgctctaatCTTTCAAAGAATTCACTTTTGGGCAAAACCTAAGTCTGTTAAACTTCACCCTGAAAAAGAGTAAACACTTGTCTCTGCACTCTAGCTGCAATGTGGAAATACTGTGACAGCACTAAAGCCTAACTCTTATTATCTAGCTCCTCCACATCATCTTTCTCTCTGGGAGACTGGGATCCCTCCTCGGTACACCGAACCACCCTAGGTCCCTCCTAGTTTAGTAGTGAATTTCCTGATTGCCCAGATAGTTGAATATTTCTGGAGGGAGCACTGAGACCTCCTGTTGTTTCTTGCAGGGCATTTTCATCAAGGACTCCAACTCTCTGGCTTACTACAACATGATAAGTGGCTCTGTGATTCACTTGGCACTCAAAGAAAGAGGCGGCAGAAAGAAGTAGGAGTCAGGGCGCCTACAGCTGTCAGATGCTCTGCTATTTGTGTGAACCCAACGACAAGAATCCTGCAGCTTCTGGGGACACTGACAAGATGAAACATCAACCTGTGATACTTACTAATCCCCCACTTTGGAGCTATTGACTGTATTTTGGTCCTTAGTCCTGTATCCAAAAATTAGACCGTTAcagagctggagagagttcaTATCACCCAGACAAAGCCATGTAAACGTTATGACATTGCGTATAATTTCACAGCTCTTGTGACACTGCTAGAATGCTGGTCTTAATTATCACTATTTTCATTTAATTCCCTACAGCAGTAGTGGCAGCATTTCAGTTTGAGGTCTTGTCCggattggatttttaaaatccatcttcATTTTGCAGCAGGGTTTGTGATGACACAGGGCATATCACCTGCCTGACTAAAATGTTAGCCTTTTCACTTAATCTTTTTTGTAATTGAGAACTCCTTTATTTAGTATAATAAAGCTCTTGCTCCTTCTCTGTGAAATGTATATGTAAGAATCTCCTGCAGTAATTGTTTTTGGATTTTATCCTTCTTCAGAATAACTATACTTGCTGCTGGTTTTGATAAAGAGGCTCTGAGATTGTTTCTGATCATCCTGTACAGTATGTgacttgttttaataaaattctaATCTCAGTGGGGAATCTCAGCAGTGACTCTTCATTT
This window of the Dermochelys coriacea isolate rDerCor1 chromosome 15, rDerCor1.pri.v4, whole genome shotgun sequence genome carries:
- the SF3A1 gene encoding splicing factor 3A subunit 1; the encoded protein is MPAGPVQALPPAQPAPQEGKQPEDEPKEEAAPAKPVVGIIYPPPEVRNIVDKTASFVARNGPEFEARIRQNEINNPKFNFLNPNDPYHAYYRHKVSEFKEGKAQEPSAAIPKVMQQQQSAQQQLPQKVQAQVIQETVVPKEPPPEFEFIADPPSISAFDLDVVKLTAQFVARNGRQFLTQLMQKEQRNYQFDFLRPQHSLFNYFTKLVEQYTKILIPPKGLLIKLKKEAENPREVLDQVCYRVEWAKFQERERKKEEEEKEKERVAYAQIDWHDFVVVETVDFQPNEQGNFPPPTTPEELGARILIQERYEKFGESEEVEMEVESDEEDEKQEKTEETPSQLDQDTQVQDMDEGSDDEDEGQKVPPPPETPMPPPLPPTPDQVIVRKDYDPKASKPLPPAPAPDEYLVSPITGEKIPASKMQEHMRIGLLDPRWLEQRDRSIREKQSDDEVYAPGLDIESSLKQLAERRTDIFGVEETAIGKKIGEEEIQKPEEKVTWDGHSGSMARTQQAAQANITLQEQIEAIHKAKGLVPEDDSKEKIGPSKPNEMPQPPPPSAASNPPSNAPPIASVPRPPSMPPPVRTTVVSAVPVMPRPPMTSVVRIPPGSVIAAPMPPIIHAPRINVVPMPPSGPPMMAPRPPPMIVPTAFVPAPPVAPVPAPAPMPPHPPPPMEDEPVSKKPKSEDSLMPEEEFLRRNKGPVTVKVQVPNMQDKTEWKLNGQVLVFTLPLSDQVSVIKVKIHEATGMPAGKQKLQYEGIFIKDSNSLAYYNMISGSVIHLALKERGGRKK